The Bifidobacterium actinocoloniiforme DSM 22766 genomic sequence GGTCCTCTTGCCCCAGTTGGCTGATGCGGTAATCGACGAGGTCAATCTGCTGACAGCGCTTGCCTTTCAGGACGCGCTCCCCCCATCTTGCTGGTATTGCCGGACTTATTGCTGCTCCCGTTGACGAATACGATATTCATGGCACTCACGTCCTTTGCATAGTGTGCGAACGTATAGCTCCGACGCTACTGCTTAGAGTGCCCTCTAAGGCAAATCGATTTCTTCTGAGCGCTTAGCCTTGGTTGCCTGAGAGGATGCTGGACAACTTTTGTGACCGCTGCTCCTGGTATACCGCCAAGGTGCCATGTTCCAAAGCTTCGTTGTAATAGTGGAGCTTCATCTCGATGGTCTCCAGAGCTTTGGTGAGTGCTGCGATTCCATCCTGCGTCTTTTGCTTCTGGCGCACAAACATATCCCGTCGCTCCTAGGCAGAGGCCATGCCCTCCTGGATCAAGGTAAGGTAATGTTTGATTTCTTTCAGCGGCATGCCCGTTTCCTTGAGGCAGCGGACGGTATTGAGGGTCAGTAAGTCCTCGGGTTCAAACTGGCGGACCCCATGAGCGTCGCGCCGGACGAAGGAGAGCAGGCCGATTTTTTCGTAATACCGCAGGGTATAGCTACTGATGCCCATAAGGTCGCTGACCTCTTGAATGCTCATTGCGCTCACCGCCGACTCCCCCTCATTGTCTTGACCGTTGGCCCGTCAGTGACTGTACAGGCGTTATGGCGTCGATTGGATCATACCCGGAGCCTAGGCAGGACGGCTCGCGGATGGCATCCAGTGTAATCCCGCGCGGCTACGGCGGTCTTGGCGACCAGTGCGTCATCGTCGGTTCCGCTGAGAATCACCATTGGCGGCAGCGGGCGCCTCCGTGGCTGCCAAAGGCATATACCGCTCACGCCGCCTTTCGCGTATATCCTGAGGATTGAGGGGATTCACATGTAATGGTTGGGCCACGGAAGCCACTGGAGCGGACAAACGGCTCCATATGCACGGTATGGACGGCCGCGAAAGCGATACCGTCCATACCACAACCGGCTCTATCGTCGGTGCAGGTCTACGCTGTTTGACAGATCCTGAGTCCCGGCTTAGTCGCCGCTCGTCACAGCGAGATCGTCACCTTGCCGAGCTTGTCGATGAGCTTCATGTTCTCGCTGTAATCCACGGGCACGAAAAGCACGTTGATGCCCTCGTCGGCCGCCAACGTGGACTTGAGGGTATCAACCAGCTGCTGACGGCTCTCGATCAGATGGGCGTTGCCACCGAAGCTCTCCACGTACTGCTGGAAGTCGGGGTTATTGAAATCGACCTCGCTGTGGTGACCCAGTCCCAGATCCATCTTCCACTTGATCAGGCCGTAGGCCTTGTCCACCCAGACCATGGCGGTCAGCGGGATTTGGTAGCGGTGGGCGGTTTCCAGCTCCTGGGAGTTCATCATGAAACTGCCGTCGCCCATCATCGCCAACACGTGCTTATTGGGTTCAGCCAGCTTCGCTCCGATGGCACCGGGCAGCGTCCATGACATGGTAGACAGCCCATTGTCGATCAACAGCGTGTTAGGCGCGTAGGTCTTGTACAGGCGTGCCATCCACATTTTCAAGGCGCCGGTGTCGGTGAGCACGATGCCGTCGTCATCGACCGCCTCGCGGGTGGCTGAAACGATTTGCTGCGGTGTCAGGGATGCGCCGGACTCCTTAGCGCCGAAGGCCAGTTCCTCCTCGATGGCGTCACGGATGGCGGCGGAGAAGGTCGGTGCATGGTAATCCCCCAGCTCTTGCTGCAGCATCTGCAGGCTGGACGCGATATCGGCGTTAATGTTGATCTTCACCGGGTAATGGGCGTCCGTGTCCGCGCTGAAAGCGTTGATGTGGATGACCGGGACCTCGCCGCGCGGGTTGATCTTCTCGGGCTTGAACTCCGAGAGTTCGTATCCGACGGAGACGATGACATCGGCCTGGTCGAATGCGAAGTTCTCGTAATCGTGGGCCATGAAGCCCACCACCCCGAGCGAGTGTGAGTCGTGGTCGTCAACGGCGCCCTTGCCCATGTACGTAGTGGCGACGGGCAGGCCGGTAGCCGTCATGAAGGCGTTCATCTCAGCAATGGCATGATCGCGCACTACGCCCATGCCCGCTAGGACGATGGGATGCTGAGCGGATCGCACCATGTCGGCGGCCGCCTTGATGTCCTCCTGCATAGGCAAACTGACCGGGTGCGGCATGGCGGGCACGTGAGTCTGGCCTACGGCCTCAGCCGCCTCGACGTTTTCCGGCATGGCCACGAAGGTCGCTCCAGGGCGACCGTTCATGGCTTCGTTGTATGCCTTGGCGATTACTTCAGGCGCTGATTGGGCCTCGTAAATGTTCTCCGACCACTTCGTGACTGGGGTGAACATGGCTCGCAGGTCGATTACTTGGTGCGACTCCTTGTAAATGTGCTCCAGGCCGCCCTGGGCAGCGATTGCGATCAGAGGCGTCGAATTGCTCTGGGCATCGGCCACGCCCAGGAGCAGGTTGATCGCACCGGGGCCAAGCGTCGCCGTGGCGATGCCTGGCTGGCCGGTCAGTCGGCCGTAGACTTCGGCCATGAAGGAAGCGCCCTGCTCGTGGCGCACGAGGATGAACTGGATGGACGGGGATTCGTGAATCGCATCCACCAGGCGTATGTTCTCCTCGCCAGGGATGCCGAACACGTATTTGACCCCGCGTTCCTCGAGCACTTACACGATTTGCTGTGCGACTGTTTGCTGAACCATGGTTTCCTCCTACATTGAATATCTGACTGAGTGCGCGTCGTATTACATGCCGTATTGAATGCCTCGGGCCAATATGATGACGCCAAGGGTGATTACAGAGAGCGCGGTGGTCAAGGCCAGGGTGGACGCCATCTCCTGCTCGCTTAACGAGTGGCAAGCAGGCAATCGTCGACTTCTGAGGGCGGGTGCCAGCGGCTACCGTATCCGATGGCGTCTGCTCCAAGCAGGGTAAGGCCCTGGATTTCATTGGCGCACCACAGGTAAGCGTGTCATTGCTGTCCCTATGCCTGGCGGTCGGCGCGGGCAGGCCCCTTGCAGCGGCGGGCGCATTTCAGCGGTGCCAAGGGTCGTATACTGCTCGCAAGGCCTTTCGCATGCATCCTGAACGCCCAGGAGCCTGTCCTGTGCTGGCGGACGAACGTGGGCGGCGGATTGTTGCGTTCATCCGAGTCTGGGCGTATACCGACCAGCCGTTCCTGGTAAGTCAGGGCTTCCTGCAGGGTCTGTCGGGCTGATTCGGTGTGGTTCCGGACATTCCGGTCCGCGACCCTCGGACAGGGCCTGGCGGCCTTGGAGCCAGCGGCTTCTCAGACAGACCTCAGGAAGACCGCAAGCACCCCTCAGCACGCAGTCTGTCAGCGAGCGGTCCATGCTGGAGGAAGAGCGGTTAATTCACATGCCGAAAGATGAGGCCACCGCATGCCGCCGGACCATGCTGTAAGGGTAGTCCTCATGAGGTGGCCTCCTCGTATTGGTTGACACAGGTTACGCTCCCGCTCACCTGTGCTTGCTGCTTCCCCTGCTCTTTCCGGTCACCTGCTTCTTCTCCCGAATGTGGACCGATAGCTGAATCGGTGTGCCTGCGAAGCCGAACTCCTCGCGCAGGCGGCGCTCCAGGAATCGTCTGTACGAAGCTTCAAGGAATCCAGTGGCAAAGATGACGAAGCGCGGAGGTCGCGTTGCCGCTTGCGTGGCGAACAGGATGCGCGGCTGTTTACCGCCCCGGAGGGGGTGCGGGTGAGCGGCCTGAACCGTGCCCAGGAAGGCATTGAGCTTTCCGGTGGGTATGCGCTGGTCCCAGGAGTCCAGCGCGGTGCGCATGGCCTTAGCCAGGCGATTGGCGTGCCATCCGGTCTTTGCTGACAGGTTGACCCTCTCGGCCCAGGTGACCCTGTCGAACTCGGTGGCCCACAAGCGCTCCAAGCGCTGCCGCCCGAAGTCATCCAGCAAATCCCACTTGTTAAAGACCAGAACCACGGCGCGTCCGGCGTCCACGGCCTGGCTCATGACTTTCAGATCCTGGTCAGCGATCGGCTGGGAGGCGTCGAAAAGGACCAGTGCCAGCTCGGAACGCTCAATCGCCGCCTGGGTACGCAAGGAAGAGTAGTACTCGGCACCAGAAATCTTGTGAAGACGGCGCTTGATTCCGGCGGTGTCAATGAAAAGCCAGTCCTGCCCGTCCACCTGTACGACCTCGTCAATCGGGTCGCGAGTAGTTCCTGCCAGCTCGTTGACCACAGCCCGCTCCCGCCCGGCCAACTGGTTGAGCAGGGAGGACTTGCCTACATTCGGCCGACCGACCAGGGCCACCCGGCGCAGGTTGGAGGGAGTGAGGAAGCCGGAGGTGCGTTCGGCCTGCTTGAGCTCGGCCACAGCGGCATCCAAAAGATCACCCACGCCCCGGCCATGCATGGCGGAGATGGCGTAAGGCTCGCCCATGCCGAGTTTCCAGAACTCAGAGGCCGTGTAGTCGGCGTCGGACGAGTCCAGCTTGTTGACCGCGAGCACGACCGGCTTTCCGGCCTTGCGCAGCATGGTTACCAGGCGGGAGTCCATGTCGGTGAGCCCTACCTGCCCGTCCACCACGAAGCAGACGGCATCAGCCAAGGAGACAGCCAGCTGGGACTGATCAGCGATTGCCGAACCGATGCCTTGGGCATCAGCCTCCCAGCCGCCGGTGTCGACGATTTGGAAGTCCGTGCCGGCCCACTCAGCCTCGTAGGTGACCCTATCGCGGGTCACGCCCGGCGTGTCCTCAACGACAGCTGCTCGACGCCCCAGGATGCGGTTGACCAAGGTGGACTTGCCTACGTTCGGACGTCCAACGACGGCCAGCACACCGACGGCCCTTGGACCTTGCTCCTCCTCACGGTCTGAGCTCTCGGCTTCGATGATAGCCTTATCCTCCTCAGCCAGCTCGTAGTCATCCAGGCCCTGCCGGTACGAGGCCGGGTCTTGGTCGATTGCGGCTTGGACGATCCTTGACAGCGCGTCCAGCGTCTGCTCGAAGGTCATATCGGAGTTGTCCAGTTCAGTGACCCCGGGGGCCGGTTCGGTGAAGGCAGTGACCTTGGAGTCCTTGCGGTCGCGGGCAGCCACATCGTCCGCACCCTCCCCTCCCGGGGTTTGGGAGAACTGGCCGCTTCTCCTGGCCGCACGCACACTTTCGCGTGCAGTCAGCAGGACTCGCACTTCGGCCTCTGGCGCCACCACCGTAGTGATGTCCCGGCCCTCGGCGACGACTCCGCGGCCCTGGGAGTAAGCGCCCTCATCCTCTTCCCCGCGCATGTAGGCCCGCTGGGCCGCGATCAAGACCCGCCGCACCGCACGGATGCCAGAGACGACGGAGACATGCGAGGAAATCCGAGCCGAACGGATGCGTTCGCCCACATCCTCGCCATCCAAGCGAATCCAAGGGTCCGCGGGATCCATGCTGATTCCGAAGTGCCCGTCGGTGAACAAGGCGGCCACAGCCTCGACAATGGCCTGCGCGTCAGGTTCGGGGGCGTCCAAATCCAAGTCCTGATCCAGGCACCACAGGGCGGCGGCGCGGTACATGGCGCCGGTATCCAAGTATGCCAAACCGAAGCGTTCTGCCAGGGCCTTGGATGTGGAGGATTTGCCGACACCCGCAGGTCCGTCAATAGCGACCGTAATCACAGTCCAACCTCCTTGTCCAAGGCCATGATTTCTGCCCGGGAGAGGACCCGGTAGGAACCCGGCTTGACGTCGCCCAAGCGGATGGGGCCGATCTGAGTGCGCACCAGGCGCGAGACCGGGTAACCGGCCGCGTCGAAAATGCGCCTGACGATTCGGTTCTTCCCTGAGTGCAGGATCACTTTGACCATCGTGTGATCGCGTGAGCGGTCCACTATCGCGCAATGATCCAGTTTGATCAGCCCATCGTTGAGGAGCACACCCTGGGTGACGAGCCGGCGGCAGACGTTGCCGCCCAGCTTGCCGCGCACGGTGGCCATGTAAGTCTTCTCCACCTCGTACTTGGGGTGCATGACATGCTGAGCGAGCTCGCCGTCGTCGGTCATCAGGATCAGACCCTCTGAGTCATAGTCCAGGCGGCCCATGTGGAAGACGCGTTCATAGCGGTCACCGATGATGTCGCGCAGGGTGTAGCGGCCTTTGGGGTCGTCCATAGCGGACAGGACCTTGCGTGGCTTGTTTAAAGCCAGGGTGACATGCTTGCCGGAGATGTGGATGCGCGAACCATCCACCTTGACCTGCTGCTTGTCGGGGTCCACGCGGCTGCCCAGCTCGGTGACCAGAGCCCCGTCCACCTCGACCCGGCCTTCGGTGATGATTTGCTCGCATTTGCGGCGCGATCCGAAACCGGCTTGGGCCAGGACCTTTTGCAGGCGGACCCCTTCATCGGAAGCTTCGTGCGCCTTCATGGCGCGGCTGTATGGATGTGGCATCGTTCTCCCAACGTGGCCTGATAACATGGCATAGTGAATGACAAAAACTCATCACAGCTTACCCTAAAGCTGTGATTTCAGCCGTCGCCGCAAATAGCCCCAAGGAACCTTTGAGCGAAAGCAAGGGCTTGCCAGCGACGGGCGACACGCAACACGAAGGATGCATGATGGACCCGGATACGGAAACGACGGCAGCGCAACTCCTGAAGCCAACCACACTCGCCGCCTTGCGAGCGGTGGCCGAATTCACCGGCAGCTTCCTGATTTGCTTCGCGGTGTACGCGGTCTGTTCCTGGGGGCGGATTCCCGCAGGAACCTCGGCTCTTGAGGCGGCCACGACCTGGGCGCTGGCATTCCTGGCTGCGGGGTCCATTTTCGGCAAATTCTGCGGCGCGCATTTCAATCCTGCGGTCACCTTCGCCGCTATGTTCACCGCCCAAATCGGTTGGATACAGGGGTTGTCATACATCCTGGCCCAATTCCTGGGCGCCATCGCCGCCGGCGGTGTGGTTGTGTCTCTCCTGCCGCTCACCACGGAGAATGACGGCAGGGCCTGGCTGACCGTGGCGGTCAACGGCTTCGATAAGGGCTCCCCCTCCGCTGACATGCTTGGTAAATTCCACCTGTCCTTCAACGTGACGCTGGCGATCGTCGCCGAACTGATCGCCAGTCTGATCGTGGTCGCAGTGGCCATCACCAGCCTTCGGGATGACGGGCGGCCCAAGCGCGGGCATGTCTGGCGGTCCGCCATGGCGTACGGGGTCGCGGTCATGATTACGTATCCAGTGACCGGAGCCGGTTTGAATCCAGCCCGTTCGACCGGCATCGCCCTTTTCGCCCATGGCACAGGCCTGGAGGCCGACCCCATCAGTCAATTGCCGATCTTCATCGTCTGCCCTCTGATGGCAGGAGCGGTCGTCGGTCTGGTCGTGATTCTGTGCCACATGGTCTTGGACGGCGCCCGGGCCAAGCTCGACACGGCGCCTGAAAGCTCGATTGACATGCCAGCGGCCTTGGTGGGTGGAGCCGACGCGCCGCAGGAATCCGTTCACACCGAAGCGGGGGACGAGGGCGCTGACGCCCACGATACCAAGACGGACGAGAGCCGGAGCGAAGACCAGAACTCAGCTGCCGAGCCAGCGGGTGGGGCCATGGCCGCTGAATCCGGCGACAGCTCACAGGAGCAGCATGACGCTCAAGTAGGTGGCGACCAGTCCTAAACCCAAACCGATGCAGATGAAGGCATCGAATGCTACTGAGCGCACCTTCCAAGGGCTTCTACCCCTCAGCCGCAGCCGCATAACCCCCAAGCACAGTGCAGTCAGGGCCATCAGCAGCGTACCAACGAAAGTCCTCCCGCAAGCAGCGAGAATCGCCGAAAGAGCGACAAGCAGGCCAACCGCCCATTCGGCGATGGGTTTGCCCTCCCCAGCTTCCGAAACGTGAGGCTTGTGGGGAGCCTCCTGCTCCAGGGGTTGTTTGCCTTCTTCCATCGTCTTGTCGTTGTCTGTCAGCCCCGCCGAATCATGCGAGGAGGTGGCGTATGGTCTACTGGGGTCACGCTTGTGTCTTGCCACTACGATCATCCATCGTCTCCACTCTGTCTGCTGCAGTTGTCGGAACCAGCTTAGCGCATCGGCGTCTAGTCCCATCCAGCATCAGGCGCTCGTTGGCAGGGCTGGTGATTCCCGCAGCTACCGGGCTCAAGACGGCCGCCGGAGGCAAGCAGGCTAGCGTCCAGCCGTAATCCCTACTCTCAGCCGATAGCGCTTAGCCGGTCTCTTGTGGAAAGGCTGGTGGTTTTACGGGATGACTCATGACCCTTTGAACGAGACCGGCACGTCCAGCGCATCCCTCCACAATCATCCACGCCAACGACGGGCACCCTTCGTTGCCTGCATTCCAGGGGCGTGCGCTCTCGCTGCAAATCCGTC encodes the following:
- a CDS encoding DUF3017 domain-containing protein — translated: MARHKRDPSRPYATSSHDSAGLTDNDKTMEEGKQPLEQEAPHKPHVSEAGEGKPIAEWAVGLLVALSAILAACGRTFVGTLLMALTALCLGVMRLRLRGRSPWKVRSVAFDAFICIGLGLGLVATYLSVMLLL
- the der gene encoding bifunctional cytidylate kinase/GTPase Der, whose product is MITVAIDGPAGVGKSSTSKALAERFGLAYLDTGAMYRAAALWCLDQDLDLDAPEPDAQAIVEAVAALFTDGHFGISMDPADPWIRLDGEDVGERIRSARISSHVSVVSGIRAVRRVLIAAQRAYMRGEEDEGAYSQGRGVVAEGRDITTVVAPEAEVRVLLTARESVRAARRSGQFSQTPGGEGADDVAARDRKDSKVTAFTEPAPGVTELDNSDMTFEQTLDALSRIVQAAIDQDPASYRQGLDDYELAEEDKAIIEAESSDREEEQGPRAVGVLAVVGRPNVGKSTLVNRILGRRAAVVEDTPGVTRDRVTYEAEWAGTDFQIVDTGGWEADAQGIGSAIADQSQLAVSLADAVCFVVDGQVGLTDMDSRLVTMLRKAGKPVVLAVNKLDSSDADYTASEFWKLGMGEPYAISAMHGRGVGDLLDAAVAELKQAERTSGFLTPSNLRRVALVGRPNVGKSSLLNQLAGRERAVVNELAGTTRDPIDEVVQVDGQDWLFIDTAGIKRRLHKISGAEYYSSLRTQAAIERSELALVLFDASQPIADQDLKVMSQAVDAGRAVVLVFNKWDLLDDFGRQRLERLWATEFDRVTWAERVNLSAKTGWHANRLAKAMRTALDSWDQRIPTGKLNAFLGTVQAAHPHPLRGGKQPRILFATQAATRPPRFVIFATGFLEASYRRFLERRLREEFGFAGTPIQLSVHIREKKQVTGKSRGSSKHR
- a CDS encoding pseudouridine synthase; this translates as MPHPYSRAMKAHEASDEGVRLQKVLAQAGFGSRRKCEQIITEGRVEVDGALVTELGSRVDPDKQQVKVDGSRIHISGKHVTLALNKPRKVLSAMDDPKGRYTLRDIIGDRYERVFHMGRLDYDSEGLILMTDDGELAQHVMHPKYEVEKTYMATVRGKLGGNVCRRLVTQGVLLNDGLIKLDHCAIVDRSRDHTMVKVILHSGKNRIVRRIFDAAGYPVSRLVRTQIGPIRLGDVKPGSYRVLSRAEIMALDKEVGL
- a CDS encoding acetolactate synthase large subunit — encoded protein: MLEERGVKYVFGIPGEENIRLVDAIHESPSIQFILVRHEQGASFMAEVYGRLTGQPGIATATLGPGAINLLLGVADAQSNSTPLIAIAAQGGLEHIYKESHQVIDLRAMFTPVTKWSENIYEAQSAPEVIAKAYNEAMNGRPGATFVAMPENVEAAEAVGQTHVPAMPHPVSLPMQEDIKAAADMVRSAQHPIVLAGMGVVRDHAIAEMNAFMTATGLPVATTYMGKGAVDDHDSHSLGVVGFMAHDYENFAFDQADVIVSVGYELSEFKPEKINPRGEVPVIHINAFSADTDAHYPVKININADIASSLQMLQQELGDYHAPTFSAAIRDAIEEELAFGAKESGASLTPQQIVSATREAVDDDGIVLTDTGALKMWMARLYKTYAPNTLLIDNGLSTMSWTLPGAIGAKLAEPNKHVLAMMGDGSFMMNSQELETAHRYQIPLTAMVWVDKAYGLIKWKMDLGLGHHSEVDFNNPDFQQYVESFGGNAHLIESRQQLVDTLKSTLAADEGINVLFVPVDYSENMKLIDKLGKVTISL
- a CDS encoding MerR family transcriptional regulator, which codes for MSIQEVSDLMGISSYTLRYYEKIGLLSFVRRDAHGVRQFEPEDLLTLNTVRCLKETGMPLKEIKHYLTLIQEGMASA
- a CDS encoding MIP/aquaporin family protein, whose product is MSESKGLPATGDTQHEGCMMDPDTETTAAQLLKPTTLAALRAVAEFTGSFLICFAVYAVCSWGRIPAGTSALEAATTWALAFLAAGSIFGKFCGAHFNPAVTFAAMFTAQIGWIQGLSYILAQFLGAIAAGGVVVSLLPLTTENDGRAWLTVAVNGFDKGSPSADMLGKFHLSFNVTLAIVAELIASLIVVAVAITSLRDDGRPKRGHVWRSAMAYGVAVMITYPVTGAGLNPARSTGIALFAHGTGLEADPISQLPIFIVCPLMAGAVVGLVVILCHMVLDGARAKLDTAPESSIDMPAALVGGADAPQESVHTEAGDEGADAHDTKTDESRSEDQNSAAEPAGGAMAAESGDSSQEQHDAQVGGDQS